One Leucobacter muris DNA segment encodes these proteins:
- a CDS encoding amidase, giving the protein MNGTAAPAGIVITELSGTETGDGALRGLRLAVKDNIDVAGAPTTGGSRICGHEPALATAPTVAALASAGARPVAKVNLHEFAYGVSSDNPWHGRVPNPRFPDRIPGGSSGGSAAAVAAGIAELALGTDTAGSIRIPAACTGVVGLRPRNGSLDLAGVQPLCPSFDTVGPMAASVSLVAEAWRALSERASSPGGPLARAGAAGGRQDDPAGGGSGAPLRVGVCGDPDPAALRILEGLGVQTVRVELPLDEIEAAFWPAFRAEIARAHQATYPRLAGDYDPNVAAKLAGTQGIPLERYRASRERLAALRERLLGEWGRLGAVAVVSPVLGIPLPRVGEREEDYRDLLGLYAVPASALDLAALAVGDLQIMARSEREALDLGLSLERAGLTPVAPRLG; this is encoded by the coding sequence GTGAACGGAACGGCTGCGCCTGCGGGCATCGTGATCACCGAGCTGTCGGGGACCGAGACGGGGGACGGCGCGCTGCGGGGCCTGCGCCTCGCGGTGAAGGACAACATCGACGTCGCGGGCGCCCCGACGACGGGCGGATCCCGCATCTGCGGCCACGAACCCGCGCTCGCGACCGCCCCGACGGTCGCCGCGCTCGCGAGCGCGGGCGCGCGGCCTGTCGCAAAGGTGAACCTGCACGAGTTCGCGTACGGGGTGAGCAGCGACAACCCCTGGCACGGCCGGGTGCCGAACCCGCGGTTCCCGGATCGGATCCCGGGCGGATCCTCGGGCGGCAGCGCGGCGGCGGTCGCGGCGGGCATCGCCGAGCTCGCCCTCGGCACCGACACGGCGGGCTCGATCCGCATCCCCGCGGCCTGCACGGGCGTCGTCGGCCTCCGGCCCCGCAACGGGTCGCTCGACCTCGCAGGGGTGCAGCCGCTGTGCCCGTCGTTCGACACCGTCGGGCCGATGGCCGCGAGCGTCTCCCTCGTGGCCGAGGCCTGGCGCGCGCTCTCCGAGCGGGCGAGCAGCCCGGGCGGGCCGCTCGCGCGGGCGGGCGCGGCAGGCGGTCGACAGGACGACCCTGCGGGCGGCGGGAGCGGGGCGCCGCTCCGCGTGGGCGTCTGCGGCGATCCCGACCCCGCCGCGCTGCGCATCCTCGAGGGGCTCGGCGTGCAGACGGTGCGGGTGGAGTTGCCGCTCGACGAGATCGAGGCGGCGTTCTGGCCCGCCTTCCGCGCCGAGATCGCCCGTGCGCACCAGGCCACCTACCCGCGTCTGGCGGGCGACTACGATCCGAACGTGGCCGCGAAGCTCGCCGGCACGCAGGGGATCCCGCTCGAGCGCTATCGCGCGAGCCGCGAGCGGCTCGCCGCGCTGCGCGAGCGGCTGCTCGGCGAGTGGGGCCGGCTCGGGGCGGTCGCCGTCGTGAGCCCGGTGCTCGGCATCCCCCTGCCGCGCGTCGGCGAGCGCGAGGAGGACTACCGGGATCTGCTCGGCCTCTACGCCGTGCCCGCCTCGGCCCTCGACCTCGCGGCCCTCGC